ACGACGCGCACCGTCTGATCAAGTATCAACGGCCAGGATCGAGTGGACACGTGGCAAATGGGTCCAGTCCAGTCGTGGTCAAACCGCAGAGGAAGCCCACTCCAGGAGCGCCCGCACCAGCAGCTGCGGGCATGCGGCGCCACTAGCTCGCGGCCGCAgatcggcgccggcggggtGGCAGCGATCCATGAGCATGAAGCTCCCGGACCCGCACCCGCCGCTGGGGGAAGAGgagccgtccccgccgccgcagcgccggccGCGCGGCTTCGCCTCGGGGCCCGCGCcgtcggccggggcggcggggccgccgcggagacggggcgagcgggagcgggagcgggagaaGGAGCGGACGAAGCTGCGGGAGCGGCACCGGCGCGCCATCACGAGCCGCATGCTGGCCGGGCTGCGGCAGCACGGCAACTTCCCGCTCCCCGCCCGCGCCGACATGAACGACGtcctcgccgccctcgcccgcgccgccggatGGACCGTGCACCCCGATGGAACCACCTTCCGCTCCTCGAACCAACcacccctgcctcctcctccacagTTGGTCCGTGCACCCTCTCCCAGTTCTCTGCTTTTGCATATGTTGCATACTGCTTAGGAGGCTTGCAATTTAGTTTCCTTTGTTCTTCTTAATTACTAGATACTGCAGTCCCCGCATGCTAATTTTAGCACTGCAGTACCTGCTTGGAATCAACTGGAATTATGCCAATGTATAAGTTTCGCTGGAGCTTTAGTATTGCTGTCCTGACGGATTGTTGTTGGTGTTATTTGTGTATCAGGGAATGTTTCAAGTTGCTTCTGGGGATGCGCCAGCTTTCATCAACGCCCTGAACAGTTACGCCATTGGAACACCATCGTCACTACAAACAGATGATTGTCTGTCACCATCGTCACTAGACTCAGTTGTGGCAGAGCGAAGCATTAAAACCGAGAACTTTGGGAATTCCAGTTCGGTCAATTCTCTCAATTGTATGGACAATAATCAGGTGAGCTCCATCTTGTATGGGAATAAGCCCATTATGCTGATATGCTCATATGCTTCCACAAAATACTTGTTATTACTGCAATATGTCCATCATGCTCTGCCTCTCTTTTGTGTTGCTCAAGCAAGTGAGCAAAATATTTTTACTCATGGACGCCTCGCATTTCTGTATCTCACACAAAAACAATATTTGATTTGACATAAATTGATAACATAATTCTGCACGTCATCTTGCTGATAGGAACTCAGGGCCTATTGTATTGTTCTCTGTAATGACTTGCGGTCTATGTATTCCTTTCATTTACGAGTATCAACTACTGTCACAGCCATATTATAGCTCACAATGTTCTAGTTCCATTTGGCAATTGTGTTCTAGTCACATCATATGACGATTTCAGTAGTACCTTACCAATTTTAGAGACTATGCTAAACTAGCAATGTTTCTCTGACTGTTGAATCTCTTGCAGTTACTGAGATCGTCGGCAATGTTGGCAGGTGATTACACAAAAACTCCGTATATACCAGTTTATGCCTCTCTGCCTGTAAGTTCCCAGCAAACTTCTTGATTTGATGTCTGATATGATGGTGTCAGTTTGTTCACTTATTATCTATCATTAAGTAGTCTTGCTATTATTATGTAATTCCATCCTTTCTAAGCTTATAGGCTTTTAAAATAAATCACGATAACTGAGAAGGCCAGCACCAGGATTATTTCTGTCAGATATATGTTCTCAATATTTCCATAGTTGTGACCCAGCACCAAGTTCTTGCTTTTACTGTTTCCTGCAGATGGGCATTATCAATAGCCACTGTCAATTGGTAGACCCAGAGGGCGTACGTGCTGAACTAAGGCACCTGAAGTCTTTGAACGTGGATGGGGTTGTTGTTGACTGTTGGTGGGGGATCGTGGAAGCCTGGATTCCTCGCAAGTACGAGTGGTCTGGCTACAGGGACCTTTTTGGTATAATTAAAGAGTTCAAGCTGAAAGTTCAGGTTAGGCATACCTGTCTAAATCTACCGTGCATTATTAGTACTGATTTTATAAGGCATTGATATGGAGTTCTGGATACAATATACAATATGTTAAAGATGATTAGTTGTATTATTTCAGTCTATGATTGATGTCCTAACTCCTATAGGAGGACAAATTCTAAACAAATTATGGAAACTTAAGGAACTTTGATTCATAGACTTCTAATGTCTATGACGTTAAAGAAATAGACCTCTAGTTTATATGATGTTGTAATTGGGTATAATGCGtgggatgtattgcattgagcccctaGGGAAAATATgtaggagtacatggcttggagggcaagtagcctctcttagagataaggaaggttatcccgggattacaatcaatcctaaactaaccatatccaaagttgcctaatatactctaacagatGTATTTTATATTAACCACCGAATGCAACAAAATATTTTACATCCTTCCAAAAGAATGATTTGTAAACTTTCCCACTACTCCTTTTTAGGAGACCTGTTTACATTGGCTAATGAGTGTTCTTTGGCAAATGTCTTAAGGTCGTGTTGTCATTTCATGGATCTGGAGAGACTGGATCTGGTGATATGTTAATCTCTCTCCCAAAGTGGATCATGGAAATTGCAAAAGAGAACCAGGATATATTTTTCACGGATCGCGAAGGGAGAA
This window of the Panicum virgatum strain AP13 chromosome 1K, P.virgatum_v5, whole genome shotgun sequence genome carries:
- the LOC120711587 gene encoding beta-amylase 8-like, whose translation is MSMKLPDPHPPLGEEEPSPPPQRRPRGFASGPAPSAGAAGPPRRRGEREREREKERTKLRERHRRAITSRMLAGLRQHGNFPLPARADMNDVLAALARAAGWTVHPDGTTFRSSNQPPLPPPPQLGMFQVASGDAPAFINALNSYAIGTPSSLQTDDCLSPSSLDSVVAERSIKTENFGNSSSVNSLNCMDNNQLLRSSAMLAGDYTKTPYIPVYASLPMGIINSHCQLVDPEGVRAELRHLKSLNVDGVVVDCWWGIVEAWIPRKYEWSGYRDLFGIIKEFKLKVQVVLSFHGSGETGSGDMLISLPKWIMEIAKENQDIFFTDREGRRNTECLSWGIDKERVLRGRTGIEVYFDFMRSFHMEFRNLSEEGLISAIEIGLGASGELRYPSFPERMGWKYPGIGEFQCYDRYMQKNLRQSALSRGHLFWARGPDNAGYYNSRPHETGFFCDGGDYDSYYGRFFLNWYSAILINHVDQVLSLAALAFDGAEIVVKIPSIYWWYRTASHAAELTAGFYNPTNRDGYSPVLKMLKKHSIILKLVCYGAEFTVQENDEAFADPEGLTWQVMNAAWDHGLPLCIESTLPCLDGDMYSQILDTAKPRNDPDRHHASFFAYRQQPPFLLQRDACYPELRTFVKCMHGEAPQNGED